TCCTGTGTATCCTGGCATATTAGAAAAGAAGTCGGTATTAAAAGTGCCAAAAGGACGCTCAACAATACCACCTTCACTGGGGCGATCGCGTAAATGACAAACAAATCCTAATTGCACACCGATCTGTTGCAAATGGTTTGAGCGAAAATCTTTACCACCATCGGTATAAAAATGTTCTGGTTTTCCGTAGGTTCCCCATTCTTCATGGAGTCCATATTCTGACCCATACTGCTTTGGCAAAATTGCATGGCGCAGTGCTAATGCTACTACCTGAGAACTCGGAGCATCAAAGCCTAAGTTTATCCCCATCATGCAACGGGAGTAAGTATCGACAACTGTTGTCAGCCAAGGACGACCCAAAAGTTCACCATGCTGATCTACCAGCAATAGGTCTACACGAGTATGGTCACACTGCCAAACATGGTTGCTATATTCTACTGATAAGTCTTTGCCATCGCGGGTTTTAACTGATAATCGAGAACCATGCCAACCTCGACTTCTAACACCTGCTTTTTGTTCTTGTTGCTCAATAATCGGTTGTAGAACTCGATAAACAGTCCTATAGCTGGGATATTTTTTTTGTCCTAATTCAGCCGCCCTTGCTTGTACTCTGATTGCCACTTGTTGGGGAGTAATTCGCTTACTACCTTTATTGCCTTCCTTATAAGTTTTGATGATGAACTGTTGCCAATCACTATCTATTCGATGTTTGCCTTTGTCAGCCCGTGCCGTAGTTTGAAGTGCAGCTAAACCTTCCTCTTCCCATTTTTTTACGAGTCGCCGTACCGTTCGCACAGACTTGCCTAGTTTGGCTGCGACCTCCCTTTGTCTTTCTCCATAGGTGATGCGATCGCATGGTTCTAGTAATTGCTGAATCATATCCAGCAAATGCCTATCATCTGCTGAGAGTTCCGTCACAATCTCATCCTTTTCTGCCTCTTGATCGCTATTGGTATGATTGTCCAGCATTTTTACATAATTGTTTAATACAAACGTAGTTGTATTGTACTATGAAAGGGACATTTATTTTGTCAATTTTCATAAAAATGTAGGCTCACAGCGTTTTTCAGGAAAGGACAGATATTTTGTCAAAATTCCAAAAGAGGACAAGTATTTTGGCAATAAGCCTCTAGTAGCCTATTTTCAGCCTAAAATAGTAAAACCCTTATCAAGTAAGGGTTTTAAGCTAAATATTTTGAAGACATTAATTTGTCAAGTGGTCATTTAATTTGGCAACCGACATCTGTACTATCCATTACTCTGGTTTCCAGAATTGCTATGAAGATCGTGACTACTTACTTTTTATTGGTAGATTGTCTGAAGAAAAAGGGATTTCTGCTTTAATTGATTCATATATAAGGATTCTGACCAATCAATGTCCTGGTTTAAAAACCCATTATCTGAAATAAACTATTAAAGTACTTGACATAAACCCAGGAGTAACTGCTATATTAACTAGAGTAAAGTCTTTGGGGCGTAGCCAAGTGGTAAGGCAGCGGGTTTTGGTCCCGCCATCCCTAGGTTCGAATCCTAGCGCCCCAGTAAATCTAAAGACAGTATGATAGCCTGTCTTTAGAGTATTTATTGAATTAGTTAGAAATGTGTCTCAACCCATTTGATTGTGTAGAATCTACTTATCAGGTGATTTGAGAGCTAGATCCAGAGTTTCCCGAGCCTGTTCTGCCTTAGCTCGTGCTTCTTGGTAGCGCACATTAGCTTGGGCGAAATTTTTGAGGACTTTAAAACCTTCCTTAAGTCTAGTAATTTCCTCTTCTGTCACCGAATCGTCGGTGAATAGAACATCAACCGCTTTGCGAATTTCTAACGCTTCAGATCGTGATTCCTGAACTTTCAGCTTGAGTGTGGCCAGGTTACTTAAAACCTGGACAGCTTGTGTAATACTATCCTCACCACTAGCAGTATCAATAGTTGACTCTTTAACCTCAATTAATTGTTGAGGGCCAAATCCTTCTTCCAGTTCCGTTGGTAGCTTACCTGCATCCATCAGTTCCATCAGCTGATCCATTGCTTTATCACGGGCTTTAGCTGAATCTTTTCCAGAAACAGTAAGGATAATTTCTGGGCTTTGAGCGAGAGTATATTGAACCATATTTGAGCAGAAATTTTGCTGGTGAACCAAGCTAAGGTAAAGGATTATAACATACTGCGTGTTTAGTTACTCATGATCTTTCACCGAGAAACCCAATCCCCTTGTGGGTTGGGAGGGATAGTTGCGGAAGAGTGAAATCCGGTGAATCCCGGTTTCAAATGCCAAATAATCTTTGTAGCTAACAGATACCCCCTCTGTATATGAGATAGTATATCTGTATGCAAAGAACGATTCGCATCCAACTTCAACCCGACCCTGAACAGGCTAAGGTTCTGTCTCAAACGATTGAGCAGTACACCTGGTCGTTCAATGCCGTATGCAAGTATAGATGGGAAACGGGAATTGGCAATGGCGTAGAGTTGCACAAAGCGACCTACTACGACCATCGCGCCATCACTGGACTGCCTTCTCAACTGGTTTGTGCTGCTAGAGTCAAAGCAACTGAAGCTTTGAAGTCGGCTAAGACCTAAAAGCTGTCGGGCAGACAGAGACGTTTCAGAAAAGACTGCGACCATGTGCTGAGTAAGCGACTGGCTCGGTCTGTAAGCAGTGGCGCAACATTGGTTTTTGAAGACCTCACGAATATTCGCGGTCGAGCCAAGATGAGGAAGGTTCAGCGCCGTAGATTGCATGGATGGAGTTTCCAGCAGTTCCAGGCATTCGTCATCTACAAAACCGAAGCCAGGGGCGTAAGTGTGGGCTTTGTTGACCCACGCTACACGTCTCAGAAGTGCAGCCAGTGTGGACACATTGAGCGCGGCAATCGCCCGTCTCAGGCTGAATTTCGGTGCAAGAAGTGTGAGTACGAGTGCCATGCAGATTACAACGCTGCGATCAATATTCGTGAGGACTTTCTAAAACTTCGGGCTGCGGTCAATCAGCCTATTGTGGTCTGTCCAGAAATGGGAACTTGAATCACAAGCCCCATCCCCTTGTGGGTGGGGTTGTTGACGCTTTATCTTTACTTCTGCTAAGTCAATCAAAATAAAACTTTATACTTAAGAGAAGGGAATAAGTTTCAATAGGAGGGGAGAGCAATGGCTCCCAATTCCACCATCATGGAAGCTGTGGAAAAACTGGGCTACCGTGTCACGGTTGGGGATGTGGCCACCCAGGC
This Nostoc sp. KVJ3 DNA region includes the following protein-coding sequences:
- a CDS encoding Mu transposase C-terminal domain-containing protein, whose product is MLDNHTNSDQEAEKDEIVTELSADDRHLLDMIQQLLEPCDRITYGERQREVAAKLGKSVRTVRRLVKKWEEEGLAALQTTARADKGKHRIDSDWQQFIIKTYKEGNKGSKRITPQQVAIRVQARAAELGQKKYPSYRTVYRVLQPIIEQQEQKAGVRSRGWHGSRLSVKTRDGKDLSVEYSNHVWQCDHTRVDLLLVDQHGELLGRPWLTTVVDTYSRCMMGINLGFDAPSSQVVALALRHAILPKQYGSEYGLHEEWGTYGKPEHFYTDGGKDFRSNHLQQIGVQLGFVCHLRDRPSEGGIVERPFGTFNTDFFSNMPGYTGSNVQERPEQAEKEACLTLRELEHRFVRYIVDKYNQRPDARLGDQTRYQRWEAGLIASPNVISEEELRICLMKQTRRSIYRGGYLQFENLMYRGENLTGYAGESVVLRYDPKDITTLLVYRHLGNKEEFLARAFAQDLETEQLSLDEAKASSRKIRQAGKMISNRSMLAEVRDRETFLTQKKTKKERQKAEQAVVEKAKKPVPVEAEEIDVASIDGEPEYHMPEVFDYEQMREDYGF
- a CDS encoding RNA-guided endonuclease InsQ/TnpB family protein; translation: MSGRQRRFRKDCDHVLSKRLARSVSSGATLVFEDLTNIRGRAKMRKVQRRRLHGWSFQQFQAFVIYKTEARGVSVGFVDPRYTSQKCSQCGHIERGNRPSQAEFRCKKCEYECHADYNAAINIREDFLKLRAAVNQPIVVCPEMGT